Proteins found in one Miscanthus floridulus cultivar M001 chromosome 4, ASM1932011v1, whole genome shotgun sequence genomic segment:
- the LOC136551850 gene encoding 2-oxoglutarate-Fe(II) type oxidoreductase hxnY-like, with translation MAAGRRLDLPVVDLASPDRRAAAKSIRQACVEYGFFYVINHGIERALLERVFADSRKFFEQTMEEKMALGKNSRYRGYTWPYSEKVDDSPESRGDSKETFYIGPMDEENLENNINQWPCEELFPSWKKTMQSYHANALTTGKGILSLIALSLDLDAEFFHKNGAFEPPSAFLRLLHYAGDVNGPDNKDIFGAAAHSDYGMLTLLATDGTPGLQICREKDRHPQIWEDVHHIDGSLIVNIGDLLERWTNCVFRSTLHRVVPVGKERYSVAFFIDPSPNLVVKCMESCCSEAYPARFAPIKSGDYIEERLSSTYKLATS, from the exons atggccgccggccgccgcctggACCTCCCCGTGGTGGACCTCGCGTCCCCCGACCGTCGCGCCGCCGCCAAGTCCATCCGCCAG GCGTGCGTGGAGTACGGCTTCTTCTACGTGATCAACCACGGGATCGAGCGCGCCCTGCTGGAGCGGGTGTTCGCCGACAGCCGCAAGTTCTTCGAGCAGACCATGGAGGAGAAGATGGCGCTGGGGAAGAACAGCAGATACAGGGGCTACACCTGGCCCTACTCCGAGAAGGTCGACGACTCCCCCGAGTCGCGAG GAGATTCCAAGGAGACATTTTATATTGGCCCAATGGATGAGGAAAATTTGGAGAATAACATTAATCAGTGGCCTTGTGAAG aactcttcccttCCTGGAAAAAGACTATGCAATCATACCATGCAAATGCATT GACTACAGGCAAAGGAATATTGTCCCTAATTGCTTTGAGTTTGGACCTTGACGCTGAATTCTTTCACAAGAACGGTGCATTTGAACCCCCTTCAGCATTTCTTCGATTATTACACTATGCGG GTGACGTAAATGGTCCAGACAACAAAGACATTTTTGGTGCAGCAGCGCACTCGGATTATGGAATGCTAACCCTTTTAGCAACAGATGGAACACCTGGCTTGCAG ATATGCAGAGAAAAAGATAGACATCCTCAGATCTGGGAAGATGTTCACCACATTGATGG GTCCCTTATTGTCAATATTGGCGATTTGTTAGAAAGGTGGACTAACTGTGTTTTCAG ATCTACATTGCACCGTGTTGTCCCTGTTGGGAAAGAGAGATATTCT GTTGCTTTCTTCATTGATCCAAGCCCAAATCTAGTGGTGAAATGCATGGAAAGCTGCTGCAGTGAGGCATATCCAGCAAG GTTTGCACCTATCAAGAGTGGTGACTACATAGAAGAGAGACTGAGTTCTACATATAAGTTGGCAACCAGTTAA